Proteins found in one Prosthecobacter sp. genomic segment:
- a CDS encoding PQQ-binding-like beta-propeller repeat protein, with translation MIPKFPLFVTLILGGLLAWQWLTDHVFRSGMLMIGVPLWLILIGLWWALRLKGARLKRLGLFVLGFVVVVTAFRFLVRYEGSADGSAFPSLGWRWQKKASLPELHNIAGTATTTASVPAGVIDMPRFLGPAGDGVLPEPSWQTDWKKHPPREVWRIAMGDGWSGFAVIGNRAITQEQRGKEECVTCYDIATGKLLWSHADEARFDEAMGGIGPRATPTVDVVKGVVFTVGSKGLLNCLDLATGAARWSRETIKEAAAKTNLQWGKSSSPLLVGDFIVCSGGESGLSLIAYRKDKGEIAWKAGEDGGSYSSPVLRTLAGREQIVNVNNGSVTGHDPATGAVLWRFDWPGAFPKVAQPAQITPERLFVTSSYGVKCHLLEIKAGADGKLAATSIWSSSHPRTKFSSASVFGTHAYASDEGTFCCVDLTTGERGWREGRYGFGQQIRVGEQWMLVQAEKGFVALVKANPERLEEVSRLEALSSKTWNPPTLAGRWLLVRNDREAVCYEIPAK, from the coding sequence ATGATTCCTAAATTTCCTCTCTTCGTCACACTAATCCTCGGCGGTCTGCTTGCCTGGCAGTGGCTGACGGATCACGTGTTTCGCTCGGGCATGCTGATGATTGGCGTGCCGCTGTGGCTGATTCTGATCGGGCTATGGTGGGCGCTCAGGCTCAAAGGGGCACGGTTGAAGAGGCTGGGGTTGTTTGTGCTGGGGTTTGTCGTGGTGGTGACCGCGTTCCGCTTTTTGGTCCGCTACGAAGGTTCCGCCGATGGCTCGGCTTTTCCGAGCCTGGGCTGGCGCTGGCAGAAAAAGGCATCTCTACCGGAGCTGCACAACATCGCGGGCACAGCGACGACAACTGCGAGCGTTCCGGCGGGCGTGATCGACATGCCGCGCTTTTTGGGCCCCGCTGGCGATGGTGTGCTGCCTGAACCGAGCTGGCAGACGGATTGGAAGAAGCATCCGCCGCGTGAGGTATGGCGCATTGCGATGGGAGATGGCTGGTCGGGCTTCGCGGTCATAGGAAACCGGGCGATCACCCAGGAGCAGCGGGGAAAAGAAGAATGTGTGACGTGCTACGACATCGCCACGGGCAAGCTGCTGTGGTCGCATGCGGACGAGGCACGCTTTGATGAAGCGATGGGCGGTATCGGACCGCGTGCGACGCCGACGGTGGATGTGGTGAAAGGCGTGGTTTTCACGGTCGGGTCCAAGGGGCTTCTCAACTGCCTGGATCTGGCGACAGGGGCAGCGCGCTGGAGCCGTGAGACGATCAAGGAGGCTGCTGCCAAAACGAATTTGCAGTGGGGGAAGAGTTCCTCGCCGTTGCTGGTGGGTGATTTCATTGTGTGCAGCGGAGGTGAGAGTGGTTTGTCCCTCATCGCCTATCGCAAAGACAAAGGCGAGATCGCCTGGAAGGCAGGCGAAGATGGCGGCAGCTACAGTTCACCGGTTTTGCGGACGCTGGCGGGACGCGAGCAGATCGTGAATGTGAACAACGGCTCGGTCACAGGCCATGATCCGGCCACAGGCGCGGTGCTGTGGCGGTTTGACTGGCCAGGGGCGTTTCCCAAGGTCGCTCAGCCGGCACAAATCACGCCCGAGCGCCTCTTCGTGACCTCAAGTTATGGCGTGAAATGCCATCTGCTGGAGATCAAGGCTGGAGCGGATGGCAAACTGGCCGCCACGTCGATCTGGAGCAGCAGTCACCCTCGCACAAAGTTCAGCAGCGCGAGTGTGTTTGGCACGCATGCGTATGCGTCTGACGAGGGCACGTTCTGCTGTGTGGATCTGACCACGGGCGAACGCGGCTGGCGCGAAGGGCGCTACGGCTTTGGTCAGCAGATCCGCGTTGGCGAGCAGTGGATGCTGGTGCAGGCGGAAAAAGGTTTCGTGGCGCTGGTGAAGGCCAACCCTGAGCGGCTGGAGGAGGTGTCACGCCTGGAGGCGCTGAGTTCCAAGACTTGGAATCCGCCCACACTGGCGGGACGCTGGCTGCTGGTGCGCAATGACCGCGAAGCGGTGTGCTACGAGATTCCGGCGAAGTGA
- a CDS encoding sugar phosphate isomerase/epimerase family protein, translating to MGKIQFGSEVYTWFMQGTGKGYDNKLDHMIKVASEAGFTGIEPMVLEISESALGCCKYWLGDFCDPIKLKDTLQKHNMQLAGLALVCAWDGDTEAPNEKAAADFTINLLQHFPGAMLGTVTLPSGRTKDLQKRRLNVARNVNAVSQRAVDAGLRCSYHPNSPPPSLVRTQEDYDVVLSSLDPKVTGWTPDVGHIIRGGMDVIATLNKWQHLVNHIHYKDFSGNGAEPWAQMGTGKLDFHKITEWLVARDYEGWIICEDEAHVAVDDPDGVTKQNGEWCKANLHPLVA from the coding sequence ATGGGCAAAATCCAATTCGGCTCCGAAGTCTATACCTGGTTCATGCAGGGCACCGGCAAGGGCTACGACAACAAACTCGACCACATGATCAAGGTCGCCTCCGAGGCGGGTTTCACCGGCATCGAGCCGATGGTGCTCGAAATCTCCGAAAGCGCCCTCGGCTGCTGCAAATACTGGCTCGGTGACTTCTGCGACCCCATCAAGCTCAAGGACACCCTTCAGAAGCACAACATGCAGCTCGCCGGCCTCGCCCTCGTCTGCGCCTGGGACGGCGACACCGAAGCGCCGAACGAAAAAGCCGCCGCCGACTTCACCATCAACCTGCTGCAGCACTTCCCCGGCGCCATGCTCGGCACCGTCACCCTTCCGAGCGGCCGCACCAAGGATCTGCAAAAGCGCCGCCTCAACGTCGCCCGCAACGTCAACGCCGTCTCCCAGCGCGCCGTCGATGCCGGCCTGCGCTGCTCCTACCACCCGAACAGCCCGCCCCCATCGCTCGTCCGCACCCAGGAAGACTACGATGTCGTCCTCAGCAGCCTTGATCCCAAGGTCACCGGTTGGACGCCCGACGTCGGCCACATCATCCGTGGCGGCATGGATGTCATCGCCACGCTCAACAAGTGGCAGCACCTCGTGAACCACATCCACTACAAGGACTTCTCCGGCAACGGCGCCGAGCCTTGGGCGCAGATGGGCACCGGCAAGCTCGACTTCCACAAGATCACCGAATGGCTCGTCGCCCGCGACTACGAAGGCTGGATCATCTGCGAAGATGAAGCCCACGTCGCCGTCGATGATCCCGATGGTGTCACCAAGCAGAACGGCGAATGGTGCAAAGCCAACCTGCATCCGCTCGTCGCTTAG
- a CDS encoding Lrp/AsnC family transcriptional regulator: MSDVSLPIEHTDPINAQILSVSEDRVKGFHQHPFQFIAEQSGLPFDTVVERIRAMLKGGVIRRVRQTLLANKLAEGALVAWKVPTEKLEGAFEFLFKQDPFSGHVVLRSTDREVSGSDFRLWTTLKVPQDRAINEHCDVLKRLIGAEDYYTMQAHGIFALGVGHVRRKTMEPGEKADEPAVMMTTNIADLDAEEWNVLLHLKGDLSSEEIGPEPWAGRAKDAGVSMEKFCEVAKRLDAKGVIGRFSTFLEHVKPSATGQRVTRFNALFHWKVPKGMEERAGGEVGRHPIMTHAYWREGGDRFANVNIMGVIHGTDKDTVLAHKAAIDKHLVEAGIPVEYTNVFWGGRSEIKPSEISPIVFKEWHAKWADVPGPVV, encoded by the coding sequence ATGTCCGACGTTTCCCTTCCCATCGAGCACACCGATCCCATCAACGCCCAAATCCTCTCTGTGAGCGAGGATCGCGTGAAGGGCTTCCATCAGCATCCGTTCCAGTTCATCGCGGAGCAGAGCGGGCTGCCGTTTGACACGGTGGTGGAGCGCATCCGCGCCATGCTGAAGGGCGGCGTGATTCGCCGCGTGCGGCAGACCTTGCTGGCGAACAAGCTTGCTGAAGGCGCGCTGGTGGCCTGGAAGGTGCCGACGGAGAAGCTGGAGGGCGCGTTTGAGTTCCTCTTCAAACAAGACCCGTTCAGCGGCCACGTCGTGCTGCGCAGCACCGACCGCGAGGTCAGCGGCAGCGATTTCCGCCTGTGGACGACGCTCAAGGTGCCGCAGGACCGCGCCATCAACGAGCACTGCGATGTGCTGAAGCGCCTTATCGGCGCGGAGGATTACTACACCATGCAGGCGCACGGCATCTTCGCCCTCGGCGTCGGCCATGTGCGCCGCAAGACGATGGAGCCTGGCGAAAAGGCCGATGAGCCTGCCGTGATGATGACCACCAACATCGCTGACCTCGATGCGGAGGAATGGAACGTGTTGCTGCATCTCAAAGGCGATCTTTCGTCCGAAGAAATCGGCCCCGAGCCGTGGGCGGGCCGTGCTAAGGACGCGGGCGTCTCAATGGAGAAATTCTGCGAAGTGGCGAAGCGTCTGGATGCCAAAGGCGTCATCGGCCGTTTCTCGACTTTCTTGGAGCACGTCAAACCCAGCGCCACAGGCCAGCGCGTGACGCGGTTCAATGCGCTGTTCCACTGGAAGGTGCCGAAGGGCATGGAAGAACGCGCCGGCGGCGAAGTCGGCCGTCATCCCATCATGACGCATGCTTACTGGCGTGAAGGCGGCGACCGCTTCGCCAACGTGAACATCATGGGCGTCATCCACGGCACCGACAAGGACACCGTGCTCGCCCACAAGGCCGCGATTGACAAACATCTCGTCGAGGCCGGCATCCCGGTTGAATACACCAACGTCTTCTGGGGCGGCCGCAGCGAGATCAAACCCAGCGAGATCTCACCGATCGTCTTCAAGGAATGGCACGCCAAGTGGGCGGATGTGCCGGGACCGGTGGTGTGA
- a CDS encoding dihydroneopterin aldolase: MNPPDEIRISALRLSTHIGVPEAERASSQVLEADITLRITGRFEAMNDDIAATIDYAAVASRLQTLAAERPRKLIETLAAEMAACLLDEFHASGVTIELRKRILPDTDHVAVRLVRGI; the protein is encoded by the coding sequence ATGAACCCGCCTGACGAAATCCGCATCTCCGCCCTGCGTCTGAGCACGCACATCGGCGTTCCTGAGGCCGAGCGGGCCTCCAGCCAGGTGCTGGAGGCTGACATCACCCTCCGCATCACCGGGCGGTTCGAGGCGATGAACGATGACATCGCCGCCACCATTGATTACGCCGCCGTTGCCTCCCGGCTCCAGACGCTCGCCGCCGAACGCCCACGCAAGCTGATCGAAACTCTCGCTGCCGAGATGGCGGCCTGCCTGCTGGATGAATTCCATGCCTCCGGCGTCACCATCGAGCTGCGCAAACGCATCCTGCCAGACACCGATCACGTGGCTGTGCGCCTCGTTCGCGGAATTTGA
- a CDS encoding peptidylprolyl isomerase — MKTSLLLCLLAFGCHAALNAQQLKAPETLRPSTVPVVPAPPTAEIDKLAEEAQKSLYKTVDKSGDTASSGTKSTGAPTSLRLPAQRPDDPSLWAKDSVRKIAVMEVAFGGMRDTVMIELFPNDAPQTVANFINHCESGLYNGLAFHRAIEGFLVQTGDPLTSDESAREKWGTGGEDKTIPAEIKRPHRIGAVAMARRSDKVNPQRRSNGSQFYVTLGNYGAIDSKYTVFGQVVSGLEALKRISIMPVDANDCPIARIEVKSIKVIDQKGPMQVQSAVAGEGQRYSKPDSARGMVGRFLHRIW; from the coding sequence GTGAAGACCTCGCTCCTGCTCTGCCTGCTTGCCTTTGGCTGCCATGCCGCTTTGAACGCCCAGCAATTGAAGGCCCCTGAGACACTCCGGCCCAGCACGGTGCCGGTGGTTCCGGCTCCTCCCACGGCGGAGATCGACAAGCTGGCCGAAGAGGCGCAGAAATCACTCTACAAGACGGTGGACAAATCCGGGGACACCGCCTCCTCCGGCACGAAAAGCACCGGAGCGCCTACTTCCTTGCGTCTTCCTGCCCAGAGGCCGGACGATCCGTCGCTCTGGGCGAAGGATTCGGTGCGCAAGATCGCGGTCATGGAAGTCGCCTTCGGCGGCATGCGGGACACCGTCATGATCGAGCTGTTTCCAAATGATGCACCGCAGACCGTGGCCAACTTCATCAACCATTGCGAGAGCGGCCTCTACAACGGCCTGGCCTTCCATCGTGCCATCGAAGGCTTCCTCGTTCAGACCGGCGATCCGCTGACATCGGACGAGTCCGCCCGCGAAAAGTGGGGCACCGGAGGCGAGGACAAGACAATTCCCGCCGAAATCAAACGCCCGCATCGCATCGGGGCGGTGGCGATGGCGCGTCGTTCCGACAAGGTCAACCCCCAGCGCCGCTCGAACGGGTCGCAGTTCTATGTCACTCTGGGCAATTATGGAGCGATCGACAGCAAGTACACCGTTTTCGGCCAGGTCGTGTCCGGCTTGGAGGCATTGAAGCGTATTTCGATCATGCCAGTGGATGCCAACGACTGCCCCATCGCCCGCATTGAGGTCAAGTCCATCAAGGTGATCGACCAAAAAGGCCCGATGCAGGTCCAGAGCGCGGTTGCTGGCGAAGGTCAGCGTTACAGCAAGCCGGATTCGGCCCGCGGTATGGTCGGCCGTTTCCTTCACCGGATCTGGTAG
- a CDS encoding FkbM family methyltransferase — MQLDTQDRLGDCNYIAGEIFRTHSYQRPGFELRPTDIVVDVGAHAGLFALWAAPQVPQGRVVCIEPTRSIECLAQSLAPNNLQNVRILRCAVGQPGTHLEFIDSPAFGALNHSTVFRLPLATRMLMRWIGGSKAGNQVTTAPCRSLEDIVQSENLPQINFLKIDCEGAEYAIFEHISHGLLGKVERIAMEFHEFHPSHDHRRLVRRLESAGFEVQIQKRWLKYRLYKVGVLWARR, encoded by the coding sequence TTGCAGCTCGACACCCAAGATCGCCTGGGCGACTGCAACTACATCGCCGGGGAAATATTTCGCACGCACAGCTATCAGCGACCAGGCTTTGAACTCCGCCCGACGGACATCGTCGTGGACGTCGGCGCCCATGCCGGCTTGTTCGCGCTCTGGGCAGCCCCCCAGGTTCCGCAGGGCCGCGTGGTCTGCATTGAACCCACCCGGTCCATTGAATGCCTGGCTCAAAGCCTCGCGCCCAACAACCTCCAGAATGTCCGGATCCTTCGTTGTGCGGTCGGCCAGCCCGGCACGCATCTGGAATTCATCGACAGCCCTGCTTTCGGTGCCCTGAACCATTCGACCGTGTTTCGGCTGCCGCTGGCAACACGAATGCTGATGCGCTGGATCGGCGGCAGCAAGGCCGGCAACCAGGTCACCACCGCCCCCTGCCGTTCGCTCGAGGACATTGTCCAGAGCGAAAACCTGCCCCAAATCAACTTCCTCAAGATTGACTGCGAAGGTGCGGAGTACGCCATCTTCGAACACATCAGCCATGGCCTGCTGGGAAAAGTGGAACGTATCGCCATGGAGTTTCATGAGTTTCATCCCTCCCATGATCACCGTCGCTTAGTCCGCCGGCTTGAGTCCGCCGGCTTCGAGGTGCAGATTCAAAAGCGCTGGCTGAAATACCGTCTCTACAAAGTCGGCGTCCTCTGGGCGCGCCGGTGA
- a CDS encoding PEP-CTERM sorting domain-containing protein (PEP-CTERM proteins occur, often in large numbers, in the proteomes of bacteria that also encode an exosortase, a predicted intramembrane cysteine proteinase. The presence of a PEP-CTERM domain at a protein's C-terminus predicts cleavage within the sorting domain, followed by covalent anchoring to some some component of the (usually Gram-negative) cell surface. Many PEP-CTERM proteins exhibit an unusual sequence composition that includes large numbers of potential glycosylation sites. Expression of one such protein has been shown restore the ability of a bacterium to form floc, a type of biofilm.): MSFSRALPLLVAIALPFGTAKALNWNETIDGELSGDGNSPTAILFTDGSNLIEGTMGALGGVGPVDADVWTFTIAAGYYLTGISLVSYSAPTSGHDSFMAIDDATSINMGDPSLHLSNGLWTEELDGFGNTYTDLMAILDLGPMFGGTGFDGPLGPGDYTFWVQEGSEQIQYCINFDVTPVPEPGSALLLGLAGVLALRCRRRR, encoded by the coding sequence ATGTCGTTCTCACGAGCACTTCCCTTGCTAGTTGCCATCGCCCTGCCTTTTGGTACGGCCAAGGCGCTGAATTGGAATGAAACGATCGATGGGGAGCTTTCCGGAGATGGCAACTCTCCCACAGCCATCCTGTTCACCGATGGTTCCAACCTGATTGAGGGCACCATGGGAGCCCTCGGCGGTGTGGGGCCTGTGGATGCGGATGTGTGGACATTCACGATCGCCGCCGGCTACTATCTGACGGGCATCAGCTTGGTTTCCTACTCGGCCCCCACCTCGGGGCACGATTCTTTCATGGCGATCGACGACGCCACCTCAATCAATATGGGTGATCCCTCTCTGCACCTGAGCAACGGCCTGTGGACCGAGGAGCTGGATGGCTTTGGCAACACTTACACTGACCTGATGGCCATCCTCGACTTAGGGCCGATGTTTGGTGGCACTGGCTTTGATGGGCCGCTGGGGCCTGGGGACTACACGTTCTGGGTGCAGGAAGGGTCAGAACAGATTCAATACTGCATCAATTTCGATGTGACGCCCGTGCCAGAACCGGGCAGCGCCTTGCTGCTTGGGCTTGCGGGCGTACTGGCGTTGCGCTGCCGCCGCCGTCGGTGA
- a CDS encoding NUDIX domain-containing protein: MIRNLLFDWSGTLADDLPSVLRAVNGMLCAAGRPELTREEFKSRFRLPYTEFFEEMLPGTPLERLQQLYLDHFPHAHEGVELLPHAGEFIRYAAATGRRLVVLSSAPAQHVEAQAQALGVKDAFEVMRCGVIDKRTEIHTLLAELDMHAGETAFIGDMRHDIDAGKAAGVVTIATCTGYENAETLLTAAPDMLVADLSRLPVLLGGMQVRNDAMPVATVGALILNRAGEMLLIRTHKWSHRWGIPGGKIKRGETCEDALIREIAEETALALRDIEFVMVQDCIEPPEFQRSAHFLLLNYVAHCADDQQQVVLNEEAQAFQWLPLADALRVDLNMPTRILIGECVRRGLVS, translated from the coding sequence ATGATTCGGAACCTCCTGTTCGACTGGTCCGGCACGCTGGCGGACGATCTGCCCAGCGTCCTGCGTGCTGTGAACGGCATGCTGTGCGCTGCAGGGCGCCCGGAACTGACGCGCGAGGAGTTCAAATCGCGATTCCGCCTGCCCTACACCGAGTTTTTTGAGGAAATGCTGCCCGGCACGCCGCTGGAGCGGTTGCAGCAGCTCTATCTCGATCATTTTCCCCATGCGCATGAAGGCGTGGAACTGCTGCCGCATGCGGGTGAGTTCATCCGTTACGCCGCCGCCACGGGACGGCGCCTGGTGGTGCTCAGCAGCGCACCAGCCCAGCATGTCGAGGCGCAGGCTCAGGCGCTTGGCGTGAAGGATGCGTTTGAGGTCATGCGCTGTGGCGTCATCGACAAACGAACGGAAATTCACACCCTGCTCGCTGAACTCGACATGCACGCCGGGGAGACCGCCTTCATCGGTGACATGCGCCATGACATCGATGCCGGCAAGGCCGCCGGTGTGGTCACGATTGCCACCTGCACGGGCTATGAGAACGCTGAAACACTGCTCACGGCAGCCCCCGACATGCTGGTGGCTGATCTGTCGCGGCTGCCCGTCTTGCTGGGCGGAATGCAGGTTCGGAACGATGCGATGCCAGTGGCCACCGTGGGTGCGCTCATCTTGAACCGGGCAGGGGAGATGCTGTTGATCCGCACGCACAAGTGGAGCCACCGCTGGGGCATCCCTGGTGGCAAGATCAAGCGTGGTGAGACCTGCGAGGACGCGCTCATCCGTGAGATTGCCGAGGAAACGGCGCTCGCGCTTCGCGACATTGAATTCGTCATGGTTCAGGACTGCATCGAGCCGCCTGAATTTCAGCGTTCCGCGCATTTTCTGCTGCTCAACTATGTCGCGCATTGTGCCGACGATCAGCAGCAGGTCGTTCTCAACGAAGAGGCGCAGGCGTTTCAATGGCTGCCGCTCGCTGATGCCCTGCGGGTCGATTTGAACATGCCCACGCGCATCCTCATCGGCGAATGCGTGAGGCGTGGACTTGTGTCATGA
- a CDS encoding transporter substrate-binding domain-containing protein, whose protein sequence is MLRFLALSLLFTLCTCSRSNKLIIGTDATYRPFEYVDEKGEIVGVSIEVGREIGKALGREVEFRNINFDGLITALRTGSIDLVISSMTATPERRQSIDFSEPYVKTGLSILAAKHSTVQSAADLKTPGRKIVVRLGTTGESWVRENLKEAKITALDADVSCVLEVVNANVDAWVYDQLSIMNYHAENADKTRALLAPLREEVWAVGLKQGNDELKTKVNEVLARMRSDGSFAKLAERFMAKEKQMMAAQGLPFVFELK, encoded by the coding sequence ATGCTACGATTCCTTGCCCTGAGCCTGCTGTTCACTCTCTGCACCTGCTCACGCAGCAACAAACTCATCATCGGCACCGACGCGACGTATCGGCCGTTTGAGTATGTGGATGAAAAGGGCGAGATCGTCGGCGTCTCCATCGAAGTGGGCCGGGAGATTGGCAAGGCGCTCGGTCGCGAAGTGGAATTTCGCAACATCAACTTTGACGGTCTCATCACCGCGCTGCGCACCGGCTCCATCGACCTCGTGATCTCCTCCATGACCGCCACGCCGGAGCGGCGGCAGTCGATTGATTTTTCCGAACCGTATGTGAAGACCGGTTTGTCGATTCTGGCCGCCAAGCACTCCACTGTGCAAAGTGCGGCCGATTTGAAGACACCGGGACGCAAGATCGTCGTCCGCCTCGGCACCACGGGTGAAAGCTGGGTGCGTGAGAACCTCAAGGAGGCCAAAATCACTGCCCTCGACGCGGATGTGTCCTGCGTGTTGGAGGTGGTGAACGCGAACGTCGATGCGTGGGTTTACGACCAGCTTTCCATCATGAACTACCATGCTGAGAACGCCGACAAAACTCGCGCGCTGCTTGCCCCGCTGCGGGAGGAAGTCTGGGCGGTTGGATTGAAGCAGGGCAATGACGAATTGAAAACGAAGGTGAATGAAGTCCTCGCCCGCATGCGATCCGACGGCAGTTTCGCCAAGCTGGCGGAACGCTTCATGGCGAAGGAGAAGCAGATGATGGCAGCGCAAGGACTGCCGTTTGTGTTTGAGCTGAAGTAG
- a CDS encoding ThuA domain-containing protein, producing the protein MKQFVLSLCALALGSTSLLSADHVAYQPAGETKSKHIVLLAGDEEYRSEEALPMLGKILSQRHGFKCTVLFSLGADGTIDPTAGASLSHPEALDSADAIVMLLRFRHWDEATSKKFEAAVNRGVPIIALRTSTHAFNGYDKDSPFAAWNWNNPEGGWGRKVLGETWVSHWGKHKVEATKGIIEAANANHPVLRGVSDLFGNSDVYEAAPPADSIILARGQILQGMTADTPPASYKKATAAKVEQDVNSPMMPVAWVRVVKNDAGKENKTLCTTMGAATDLANEDLRRLVVNGVFWGLGLEVPEKADVTLVGDYQPTMYGFKGFKTGLKPDDFALGK; encoded by the coding sequence ATGAAACAATTCGTCCTTTCTCTCTGCGCCCTTGCACTTGGCTCCACCAGCCTGCTCTCTGCCGATCACGTCGCTTACCAGCCTGCCGGTGAAACCAAATCGAAGCACATCGTCCTCCTGGCGGGCGATGAGGAATATCGCAGTGAAGAGGCCTTGCCCATGCTCGGCAAGATCCTCAGCCAGCGCCACGGCTTCAAATGCACCGTCTTGTTCAGCCTCGGTGCTGATGGCACCATCGATCCCACCGCTGGAGCCAGCCTGAGTCATCCCGAGGCGCTCGATTCTGCGGATGCCATCGTCATGCTGCTGCGCTTTCGCCATTGGGATGAGGCCACGAGCAAAAAATTTGAGGCCGCGGTCAATCGTGGCGTGCCGATCATCGCCCTGCGCACCAGCACACACGCCTTCAACGGGTACGACAAGGACAGCCCCTTCGCCGCGTGGAACTGGAACAACCCCGAGGGTGGCTGGGGTCGCAAAGTGCTCGGTGAAACCTGGGTCAGCCATTGGGGCAAACACAAGGTCGAGGCCACCAAGGGCATCATCGAAGCCGCCAACGCCAATCATCCCGTTCTGCGCGGTGTGAGCGATCTTTTCGGCAACAGCGACGTTTATGAAGCCGCTCCGCCCGCTGACTCCATCATCCTCGCCCGTGGTCAGATCCTCCAAGGCATGACCGCCGACACGCCTCCAGCGAGTTACAAGAAGGCTACTGCCGCCAAAGTCGAGCAGGACGTGAATTCCCCCATGATGCCCGTCGCCTGGGTTCGCGTGGTGAAGAACGATGCCGGCAAAGAAAACAAAACCCTCTGCACCACCATGGGTGCCGCCACCGATCTCGCCAATGAAGACCTCCGCCGCCTCGTTGTGAACGGCGTCTTCTGGGGACTCGGTCTCGAAGTGCCGGAGAAAGCCGACGTCACCCTCGTTGGTGATTACCAGCCGACGATGTACGGCTTCAAGGGCTTCAAAACCGGGTTGAAGCCCGACGACTTCGCGCTCGGAAAGTAG